From the genome of Treponema denticola:
ATCAAATACATGTATAACAAGTGAATTTTCAGAAGAGTCTCTTGATGATAATTTGATGCAAATACTAAGAGGGGATTATAATATTAAACCTACTGACTTCAACATCTGCTTTTGCGGACGCATAGCAGCAGAAAAAAATCTTTCATTGATGCTTGAATATTGGAAGAAAATTATTAAAGAGATTCCAAGGAGTAGATTATTTATAATCGGAGACGGCCCTGCAAAGAGTGAACTTGAACTACAGGCAAAAGAACTTGAAATTACAGAGTCAGTCATATTTACAGGAAAAATATCTCATGAGTTAATAAAATATTACTATCATCTTTGTGATGCTTATCTGATGACATCTCTTTCCGAAAATCATTCTGTTTCGGCCCTTGAAGCAATTGCATGCGGCTTGCCTATAATACACTCATATGATAAAACAAATGAAGACCAATATATAGAAGGTTCAACAGGCTTTGCCTTCCGCAACCTTGATGAACTAATTCAAATTTTACATAAGGTATACGAAAAAAATCATAACCTTCCAAAAGAACAAGGCCTTAAAGAGCAAATAACAAAGCATGTTATAACAGGAGATTATAAAGCGATGACAACAAAAATTTTGGATATTTATAAGCAAGCAATTAGTGAGAATATATAGAAAGAATCTATAAAGAATCTATAAAGAATTAATAAATCAATCTGGTAAAATTTGAAAAAGCATTATATAATATTAGAGAGGAGGACGCCTATGGCAAAAGTTCTTTCCATAATATTAGGAGGCGGAAAAGGAACACGGCTTTATCCGCTTACAATGCATCGATCTAAACCGGCTGTACCTTTTGGAGGTAAGCATCGAATTATCGATATACCTCTTTCGAATTGTATAAATTCCGGTTTTAGGAACATTTATATTGTAACACAATTTAACTCAGCTTCCTTGCATATTCATATTGCAAAAGCCTACACTTTTGATACATTTTCAAACGGATTTGTAGAGATTCTTGCAGCTGAGCAAACTTTCGACAATACGGGCTGGTATGAAGGCACAGCCGACTCTATCAGAAAAAACCTTCATCATTTTAGACATCAAAATCCCTCTCACTATCTAATCCTTGCAGGCGATCAGCTCTACCGTATGGACCTAAAAAAGGTTTTAGAATTCCACAAGGAGTCGGGCTCAGATATTACCGTAGCCTGTACTCCCGTAACACGGGAAGACGCTTCAGGTTTCGGTATCATGAAGGTGGATTCAAACTCGGTTATTACCGAATTTATGGAAAAACCCGGTCCCGACAAAAACATAGATGATTGGAAAATTCCTGAAAAATCCCTTATCAAACCGGATGATCCGAATAAACAATATCTGGCATCGATGGGTATCTATATTTTTAGTGCAAAGGTTATGGACAAATGTTTAGACAGCGATCATACCGATTTCGGAAAAGAAGTTATTCCTGAAGCTATAAAAAACTATAAGGTTTCCGCCTTTCCTCATAACGGATATTGGTCAGACATAGGAACAATCAAATCTTTTTATGATGCAACCCTTGACTTGACGGAAATAAAACCTAAGTTCGACTTTTATGATGCTGAAAGGCCAATATACACTCATAACAGAAATCTGCCGCCCTCAAAGATAAACTATGCACACTTAAGCAGATCTATGTGTAGCGAAGGCTGTGTTATAACGAATTCCACGATAAATCATTCCGTAATAGGGGTCAGGTCAATCATAGAGACAGGCAGCTTTGTAGAAGATTCAATCTGTATGGGTGCGGACTATTATGAAACTCATGAAGAAAAAGAGGCTCGATTAAAAGAAGGCAGCCCCAGCTTGGGTATAGGAAATCATTGCCGTATCCGTTCTGCGATAATAGACAAAAATGTACGGATAGGCAACAATGTGTCCATAGGAATGGATCAAACTCCGCCTGATGGAGACTATGGTTTTTATCATGTAATAGATGGAATATATGTTATAGTAAAGAATTCTATAATCCCGGATAATACATCAATATAAAACTTTCAAGGCACATCAGTTGGATTCAGCTTCTAATCTAACCGATGTGCTGTAGCTGTTCTCATAATCGTTATTTTCTTTAATGCTTATCTTTATATCATCGGTTTCTTCCGAAAAGTCAACAAAGGCAGTTTTACCCTTTGAAAATTCTCCGCTTATTATTTTAAGGGATAAAGCATCCTCTATCTTGTTTTGAAGAAGCCTTCTCATTGGGCGGGCACCATAGGCCGGCTCATATCCCTTATCTACAAAGAAATCTTCAGCTTCCTTTGAAAGCTCTATAAATAGATCCTGCTTAGCGATTCTATCTTCAAATTTTTTAAGTTCAAGCTTTAATATTCTTTTAATATCATCTTTATCCAATGGCCTAAAAACAATCATCTCATCAATTCTATTGACAAATTCGGGAGACAGGAATTTTTTTATTTCGTTAAGGGCACTTGCTCTTATTTCAGAATAAGCCATAACTCCGTCTCCTGTAAGGTTAAAGCCCAGCTGCTGCTCCTTTATTATAGATTTAGATCCGGCATTGCTTGTCATAATTATAACGGTATTTTTAAAATTCACAAGATAACCGCGGCTATCTCTAAGCTCTCCTTCTTCTAAAATTTGTAGAAGAATATTAAATACATCGGGATGAGCTTTTTCTATTTCATCCAAAAGTAAAACAGAATACGGATTACGCCTTATCTTCTCGGTCAAAAATCCGCCGGAATCAAAACCGATATATCCGGGAGGAGCTCCTATAAGTTTGGCTGCATTATGTTTTTCCATATAATCACTCATATCTACACGGACTAAGGCTTCCTTTGTACCGAATAAAAATTCGGCTAAGGTTTTTGCAAGAAGAGTTTTACCTACACCTGTAGGACCTAAAAATTAAAATGAACCTATAGGTTTATCAGGCGAAGAAATACCGGCTCGGGATCTTCTTATAGCATTTGCGAGTGTCGAAACAGATTCATCCTGACCTATGACAGATTTTTTTAACTCATCTTCAATATGCAGCATTCTTTCAACTTCATCTTGACTTAGACTGTTTACGGGAATATCCGTCATCATTGAAACGACTTCGGTTATATCTTTTTCATTGACATAAGAAATAGGATTTTGATAATCGTTTACCCACCTATTTTTAATATGGTATAGATCATTTTTTAAATCCAATACTTCATCCCTAATCAAGGCAGCCTTTTCATAGTTTTGCATCTCAACCAATTCCGATTTTTCTGCCAACAAAGAGTTGATTTTTTCTTCTATTTCAAAAAGCTCGCTCGGTTTTTTATCAATTATAATTTTTTTCATTGCACCGGCTTCATCCAAAACATCAATCGCCTTGTCCGGAAAAAATCTGTCTGTAATATATCTTTTTGAGTAGTCTATTATTTTTGTTATAACTTCAGGCTCGTATATTACATTATGATGTTCTTCATATTTATGTTTAATACCGCAAAGTATATCAAAAGTTTCCTGAGGACTAGGCTCCTTTATTGAAACCATTTGAAAGCGCCGCTCCAGCGCCAAATCATTTTTAAAAAACCTTCTATACTCGTCTATGGTTGTAGCTCCAATACACTGAATTTCGCCTCTGGAAAGAGCAGGTTTTAAAATATTTGCAGCATCCATAGCTCCTTGAGAACCGCCCGTACCTATCAGGGTATGAATTTCATCTATAAATAAAATGATGTTTTTATTCTCTTTTATTTCATTGATAACCTGTTTTAATCTTTCTTCAAATTGACCGCGGTATTTTGTACCTGCAATTACGGAGCCCAGATCCAAAGAAACAATAGTTTTATTTAATAAATTATGAGGAACAGCCTCGTTTATTATGGCAAAGGCCAGACCTTCAACAATGGAGGTTTTACCTATACCAGGCTCTCCTACCAGTACTGGATTGTTTTTTCTTCTGCGGGATAGAATTTGAATAACACGCCTTATTTCTTTTTCCCTCCCTATTACGGGATCAAGACTTCCGGCTCTTACTGTTTCCGTAAGATTACAGCCGAATTCCAAAAGAACCGAATTCTTTGATTTTATATTTTCGGAAGACTTACCCCCTCTAATTGCAGAATTTCTTTCGGTTTGTTCTATGAGCTTTAAAGCTGCATTCCTTATATCCTCCGTCGAAATATTATAGCGCATAAAAAAATCGGAAGCTATAGAATTTTCTTCTCTGACAATACCAAGTAGGATATGCTCGGTCCCTACAAAACCTAATCTCATACTTCTTGCTTCTATTGTTGCAATATCCACTAAAGTTTTAATTCTTCGAGAAGGGGGAATCTCGCCTAAGATTCTTTCCCCTGTCCGTATAGGAATATTTTGCTCTATCAGAAGCTGAAGATTTAAAATATCTACATTCAATCTTTGAAGGATTATATAGCCTTTTCCTACTTTATTTCTAATTAATGCTGCCAAAAGATGCTCAGGCTGAAAAAGATCTGCATTAACCCGTCTTGCTTCCTGCTGACCGAAGAAAGTCAGCAGCTTATGTGCATCTTGCGAAAATCCTTGACACATATACTACCTCACATTATAATTCGGACATTTGAACAAACTTCTTGAATTATATGGGCTCGATATTCTTCTATTGAATAATCATTTAAAGATTTATCATCAAATATCATATTGTTGTTAAGCAGCAAAAAAGCCAAATGTCCCATCTGCGATTTAAAAAGCATGGAATTACATTCTTGATGAGTAATTCCCTTTATTAAGCCCAAATTTAAACCGAACTTTATTTTAAATATAATATCAGCTGCTTCTTTAAAATCCATAAGCTTTGCGCTTTGAGATAATGCAATAGATCTTCTAAGCATATCTTCAACTTTTAAACTGTTTTCATTAAAAAACCTTTTTTGAGCCTGTCTTTCCATCTCAATTACCTTATTTATTCCCGAAATAAAATCTGAAGTCTGTATGTTTTCATTATCTCCGGCAGAAATTGCAGTAGAAATTAAAAAAAGAGCTCCTATAGAATTTTTTGAATTCGGTGAATAATAACCTGCAAAATTAAGATTATTCTTTTTTGTTGATTCTAAAACCGAAGCAAGAGAATTTGAATAAAGCATACCCGGTAAAGAGCATAGAACTGAAAATTTCATACCTGAACCGATTTTCATGATGTCTGAAGTTAAAAAACCGGCATCTTTATCGGCCGAAAAAAAAAGTTGTTTTTGCATTTTTGACTCTAGGCCGGAAGCTATCGCATATACAGCCTGAGGATCCATTCCTGAAGTAAAAGAGGTTATATTTATATGATCGTCAAGGTTTAAACCTATGTAAAGAGAACCGTTTTCATGCACCACAAGAGCTTTTTCCGCTTTCTCAGGCATTTCAGGCAGCAAAACTCCTCGCTCTTCAAGCAGTTTAATTGAAAGAGGATCGACAGCTCTAAGCTGTAATTTTTTAAAATAACCGGCATCTTCCAAAGAATTAAAAAAAGAGAAAACAAGAGATACTACCTTGCCTGAGTCTTCTGTACTAATCGCTCTAGGGAAGAAAAATCCCGAAATATTTCGTGATATATCGCAGCGGCTATACAAGGCTATATCAGCCTCAGGCCCCTTACTTGTATACCACCCATCAAAATTTGGAACCATGATTTTTCTCCAAGGCTTTAAGTTCATCCCTTAGGGCCGCCGCCGTCTCGTAATCTTCTATCTCAACAGCCTGTATCAATTTTTGCCTCAGCTCTGCAGCACTCTGCTTTTCTGTAAAAGATGCAGGAGGTATATCGGGTACTGAACCGGAATACTGCAAATTTTCTTTTTTTTGACTCAATATTCTCATAATTTCGTCTTTAAAAAATTAAAAGCAATTTTCGCATCCGATTTTATGCTTCAACTCTATATCCTTTAATATTTTTCCGCAATGCGGACACCGGGCAGATGCTTTTATTTCATTATTATCAAGATTACTCCTATTAAAAAGTTTGGTTATAGAAATATCTATATTTTCCGAAAATGTTCCGAATCCTAACCGCTGAGAACAACTCCGGCAAAGATAAATATTCTTGGTCACTCCATCTGCAACTTGTTCCACAGAAACCGCAGCTTCATTTAATTTACAAATATCGCAAATCATAGCTTCCTCATAATTTCTATAGGTTTTTCCCTTCCGGCTCTAACAGCAGGAATAAGACATACTACTACAGATAATATTAACATAGAAATAGCTATTATGTAAAGATCATAAAAATTTAATTTTATCGGAATATACTCCAAATAATAGGCAGGATCTAAGATGTGAATTTCAAGGGGATTTTGCCCATTATAAAATACTTTATAGAAAAAATTTTGAAAATAGTTTAATAGTTTTTCCGTAAAGGCAAAGATTGTATTTATATGCACGGCTGTTAAAACACCCAAAGGCATCCCTAAGATTACTCCGCCCAGACTGGTTAAAAGGCCTGCAAGCAAAAAAGCCATGCTGATAGAAGCCGGATGAGCTCCGGCAGCTTTAAGAATAGCAATTTCCCTCCTTCTTTCCATCACAAGCATAACTATAGCAGAAGATATGTTTGCAGATGCTACCAAAACTATCAAAAACATTATAAACATCAATATATTTTTTGTAGTCTTAAATGATGTAAATGAAGGCCTATTTAAATCAAACCATGTATATACCGAAAAACTTTCGGGTAAAAATGAGCTTAAAAGTTCTTGAAATTCGCTCATCTTTAAATCATCAAAAGGATTTTTAGTTGAAATAACTATGGATGTAAGGGAAGAGTTTTGATCCATGATTTTTAAACCTTCCTCTAAAGGAATAAAAACCCATAGGGCATCCAGCTCTTGATAACCTGAAGAAATAATAGCCGATATCTTAAAAGAAGTAATTTTAGGAACCGTTTTTCCTTTTTCATTTTTATTAAGAGTAACAATCCTGCATAAATCCCCTACTTTAAGATTAAGCTTTTCTGCAATTTTTGAGCCTAAAATTGCAGACTTATTACTTTCAAACTCCAAAACTCCGTCTATTATTTTTATCAAATTAAGGGCTTTGGTATTTTCAGAAAAAAATTCCGGTTCCACAGCACGGATGGTTCCCCCGCTTCTTCCGTTTTTCCCTATTACAAGCCCATTGCCCTGTCTTTCTATCCAAGCATTTTCTACAAAATCGTTTTGAATATCATTAAGAATAAAGTAGCGGATATCTTTTTCATTTTCGGCATATTTAAGTCCAGATGACAGCCTCATATTCATTACTTGAAGGTGACCTGTTCCCAGTTCAATTGTTCTGGAAGTTATACCTTCAATCATCCCATCTGAAACCACCAAAACGACAATTAAAGGAACTATACTTATACCTATGCCCAGCACCGCCCCTAATAAGCTCTTGCGGGCATTTGAAACAGACCTGCCTGAACCTATACCTAAAAAACGGAAGGCCATATTAATGAAGACAGTATTTTTCATACCGCCTCCAATTTTCCATCATGAAGTTTATAGCATAGATCCGTCATCGATGCTATATTTGAATCGTGAGTTACAAGGACCAATGTTTTTTTGTGCTTATCGACTACTGAAAATAAAAGATTCTGTACCGTTTGAGCATTTAAAGGATCCAAATTTCCTGTAGGCTCATCAGCAAGTACAAGGGACGGACTGTTTATCAATGAACGAGCAACGGCGACCCTTTGCCTTTCTCCTCCCGACAGCTGTGAAGGAAAATGATTTTTGCGGTCCGCTAATTTTACATCTTCTAAAAGGGATAAGGCTCTTTCCCTAGTTTCTTTTTTAGGTTTACCTGCAATTAGAGCCGGAAGCATTATGTTCTCGAGAGCCGT
Proteins encoded in this window:
- a CDS encoding glycosyltransferase, producing the protein MRIAIVTECYVPEVNGVVYHIETLRKGLIEAGHEVLIVKPDFNVKRHCIKNNILYSPAIRLKNMYDYSISYPYSKTRLKLLKEWKPDIIHIHNEYSQGIFALYAGRKLGIPIVYTIHTMYYDYLHYFGILKNLKTIKKAVNWGILKYTSAAKAVICASTKMENFLKMCKVSTPIYKISNTCITSEFSEESLDDNLMQILRGDYNIKPTDFNICFCGRIAAEKNLSLMLEYWKKIIKEIPRSRLFIIGDGPAKSELELQAKELEITESVIFTGKISHELIKYYYHLCDAYLMTSLSENHSVSALEAIACGLPIIHSYDKTNEDQYIEGSTGFAFRNLDELIQILHKVYEKNHNLPKEQGLKEQITKHVITGDYKAMTTKILDIYKQAISENI
- a CDS encoding glucose-1-phosphate adenylyltransferase, which translates into the protein MAKVLSIILGGGKGTRLYPLTMHRSKPAVPFGGKHRIIDIPLSNCINSGFRNIYIVTQFNSASLHIHIAKAYTFDTFSNGFVEILAAEQTFDNTGWYEGTADSIRKNLHHFRHQNPSHYLILAGDQLYRMDLKKVLEFHKESGSDITVACTPVTREDASGFGIMKVDSNSVITEFMEKPGPDKNIDDWKIPEKSLIKPDDPNKQYLASMGIYIFSAKVMDKCLDSDHTDFGKEVIPEAIKNYKVSAFPHNGYWSDIGTIKSFYDATLDLTEIKPKFDFYDAERPIYTHNRNLPPSKINYAHLSRSMCSEGCVITNSTINHSVIGVRSIIETGSFVEDSICMGADYYETHEEKEARLKEGSPSLGIGNHCRIRSAIIDKNVRIGNNVSIGMDQTPPDGDYGFYHVIDGIYVIVKNSIIPDNTSI
- a CDS encoding ATP--guanido phosphotransferase — its product is MVPNFDGWYTSKGPEADIALYSRCDISRNISGFFFPRAISTEDSGKVVSLVFSFFNSLEDAGYFKKLQLRAVDPLSIKLLEERGVLLPEMPEKAEKALVVHENGSLYIGLNLDDHINITSFTSGMDPQAVYAIASGLESKMQKQLFFSADKDAGFLTSDIMKIGSGMKFSVLCSLPGMLYSNSLASVLESTKKNNLNFAGYYSPNSKNSIGALFLISTAISAGDNENIQTSDFISGINKVIEMERQAQKRFFNENSLKVEDMLRRSIALSQSAKLMDFKEAADIIFKIKFGLNLGLIKGITHQECNSMLFKSQMGHLAFLLLNNNMIFDDKSLNDYSIEEYRAHIIQEVCSNVRIIM
- a CDS encoding UvrB/UvrC motif-containing protein, coding for MRILSQKKENLQYSGSVPDIPPASFTEKQSAAELRQKLIQAVEIEDYETAAALRDELKALEKNHGSKF
- a CDS encoding ABC transporter permease, giving the protein MKNTVFINMAFRFLGIGSGRSVSNARKSLLGAVLGIGISIVPLIVVLVVSDGMIEGITSRTIELGTGHLQVMNMRLSSGLKYAENEKDIRYFILNDIQNDFVENAWIERQGNGLVIGKNGRSGGTIRAVEPEFFSENTKALNLIKIIDGVLEFESNKSAILGSKIAEKLNLKVGDLCRIVTLNKNEKGKTVPKITSFKISAIISSGYQELDALWVFIPLEEGLKIMDQNSSLTSIVISTKNPFDDLKMSEFQELLSSFLPESFSVYTWFDLNRPSFTSFKTTKNILMFIMFLIVLVASANISSAIVMLVMERRREIAILKAAGAHPASISMAFLLAGLLTSLGGVILGMPLGVLTAVHINTIFAFTEKLLNYFQNFFYKVFYNGQNPLEIHILDPAYYLEYIPIKLNFYDLYIIAISMLILSVVVCLIPAVRAGREKPIEIMRKL
- a CDS encoding ABC transporter ATP-binding protein, which gives rise to MSKNIVVISNLSKTFSSVNEKLVILDKLNFSIEETKKISIIGESGSGKSTFLNILGGLESADCGEIMAGSYPVHMLDEKSLTEYRSSFLGLVFQFHYLLKDFTALENIMLPALIAGKPKKETRERALSLLEDVKLADRKNHFPSQLSGGERQRVAVARSLINSPSLVLADEPTGNLDPLNAQTVQNLLFSVVDKHKKTLVLVTHDSNIASMTDLCYKLHDGKLEAV